CTGCACATTTACTGCTGTAGTAGATATCATCTCATGGACATCGTCATATGAAGTGAAAGGGGCTTCATCCTCAACTACAACTTCCGGATTGGCTAATGCCTCTTCACCCTTCCTTATGCCTTCTTTAGTGAGCGACAAAGACATCCTGTGCTCAGGAAGACGTGCTTGCTCCACAGATTCTTTCTCTGTTTGTTCTATCACTTTTTCCTTACTTGCATCCAAAGTTCGCTCCTGCAAACTCTCTTTTCCTCTTTCTGTTTTTCTCTTGATTGAGATGTCCCCTAGTTCCCAGAGTTCCTGCAACCCCGTATCTGGAATAGCATCTTCTGTCACTCCGTCCAGGCTTCCCTGCTCACAAATTTTAGTTGGAGTGCCTGTATTTGAAATCCCAGCTGCACGATTTTCAACTGGCAAAAAGAAACACGGATTTTCAGTCCTGTTTGTCATCTGCTTCTCTAGCTGTATCACATCAGGGCTCTGTTGAAGTTCACAGCGTGGCATCTCCTCACTGTTTCCTGCTGTTTCTGCATCCAAAAGACTTGATCTGCGAATAACTGCTGCTGtagatgttttcttttttacagtGTGGATACTCCTCTGTGTTCTAGTTGGGTTCCTAGGCTTAACAGCCCCTTGAGGGTCCAAAACATCGGTCACAGTACATTCCTCGTCCTCCTCTTGTGGTGAGGTGTCAGAAGACAGATCAGTGGTGTCACTGTCATATTCCTGTTCTTTGGAAATACCAGAGTTGTCTAAATCATTATCCTCAACGTCTGTATTACATGTACTTGAAGACCTTCTGACCCGAGAACTGGTCTGAACTTTTGGTACATggatactttttttttgttttgaggaGGCTTTTCTTCCGTCTTTCACTGAATCCTGCCCAGCATGACTAGAAAACTTCTCAGTCCATGTGTTGTGTCCCCTGAATCTACCatgaaattttaaaataaaatctttCTGCGCCTGAAAAAGATAAATGCATTCCTTAATTAATGGGGCACATACCAGACCATGGTCTCTCATTTTAAATCACCACTCACCACTATTTTAATGTCATCACTGGCTTGGCTGTCCTCAGCTTGTCTGAAACGAAATTCATAGCCAGATTTTATTGTGTACCAAGGCATTAAATTTTTGTTCTATAATACAGCATCaagtgtttttttgtgtttgcccCTCCAATACTCTGCTGTCACATATACATTCTAATTGTTATCGAGTCAGATGATTCCTCCCACATAAGTGACCCGACTCACTCTGGATTTGAGAAAGGAAGCAGCTCTCCATCCTCATCTACGAACCTTCGTCTGAGTGACAAAAATCTTGAAGGCCAGCCCTTTTCTGACTTGTCTTTTACGTTCTTCATGTAGGTAAAAAAACCACCAATGGCTCCATGCTGTAGaatattttgaaaatacatgaaatgaaatacaaatgttagaaataaattatgcaaattttaATACAAAACTGATTTATGAAATCTTGAGTTATAACTGAAACCCAGAGAAGACACCAGGGCGGCGCTGTACAATATACCTCAAACAATAGGACCTTGCGTCGGGGCAGGTGTTCacttttattattcttttttgCAAGAAACGGAAATGCAGGCCCATTCCGATCATATTTCTTTTGTGTCTCCTGGCTGGGCTTGTAGCTTTGAAATTTTAAGAGGCTTTTCCATGACCCCTGTGGACAGTCTTCCCCTTCACTATCGGTGTCAGACTCAGAAGCAGTGCTTGGGAGCTGCAGTCGCTGGGGCCGCTCTCTTCTCTCAGTCCGTAATGGTAGTGCCACAGGCTGAGTTTGAAACAGGTCATCACCAGAATCACTGAAATTCAGATTAAAAAGGTCCACTATTTTTTTATCTCTCAATTAATAGTTAGTTAAAATATCCAACTACAACAGTGGTAAATATAACATAATGTATATAACATTATGTATATCATCTGAGCCCTCTagtcactgccccctcccccacattaTCACCACTTCACACACCCACCACATACTCTGCATATCGTCTCTCACCTCTAGCCACTACCCCCAATACACAGACAACTCTGCCGCGACTTGTATCTCACTAAAAACAAGGTAAGGTGTGAACTCAGAAGGATCAAGGCAAGGAAGGCGACAGGTCCAGATGGTATTAGCTCAGGAGTTCTCAAGTCCTGTGCAGATCAATTGCATGGGATAGTTGAGCATATCTTTAATGGAAAACATCTTGTGTGATACCAGTACTGAAGATGCCGCAGCCTAAAGACCTCAACAGCTACAGGCCGGTGGCACTGACATCTCATTTGATGAAGACCCTGGAGCGGTTGGTCCTGGTCCAACTTCGACCACTAGTGAGCCCTTCACTGGACCCACCTCAGTTTGCCTACCAGTCTGGCATTGGGGTAAATGATGCTATTATTCATCTCCTACACAGATCCCTCTCTCACCTGGAAAAGCCTGGGAGCACTGTGAGAATCATGTTTTTTGATTTCTCCAGTGCCTTCAACGCCATCATACCCACAAGACTGAGGAACACGTTACTGTacacaggagtgggcccccaccTCACCACCTGGATTCTGGACTATCTAACGAACTGATCGCAATGAGTGAAGATACAggactgtgtgtctgacacagtcGTGTGCAGTACAGGGGCCCCACAAGGAACAGTCCTGGCCCCATTTCTCTTCACCATATACACTGCGGACTTCTCACACAACTTGACCAACTGTTTTCTGCAAAAATTGTGGAATGGTGCCAACTGAACAACCTCCAGATTAACGCTGGAAAGACCAAAGAACTGGTAGTGTATTTTCGTAGGCACAAACATCCTCCATCCACACCAATGAACATCCAGGGGATGGATTTCAGACTGTTGACTCCTATAAGTATCTGGGTGTTCATCTGAACAATAAACTGGATTGGACCCACAATACAAATGCTATTTACAGTAAAGGTCAGAGCAGGTTGTATCTGCTATGCAGACTGAGGTTCTGTGGAGTACAGAGACCACTCCTGAAGACCTTTTATGATTCTGTGGTGGCAGCAGTCATCTTCTATGGTGTGGTCTGTTAGGGCAGCATCAACTCTACTGGGGAAATGAAAAAACTGAATAGGCTGATTAAAAAAGCCAGCTCTGTCTTGGGAGGTCCCCTTGACTCAGGGGAGGTGGTGAGCGACAGGAGAACATTGGCTAAGCTACATTCCCTGTTGGAGGACATCTCCCACCCATTACAGGACACACTGTCAGTACTGAGCAGTGACAGACTGCTGCATCCAAGGTGTGTCACAGAGAGATACCGCAGGTCTTTTCTTCCATCTCTCATTAGACTTTACAACAAACAATAAGCACATACATAATCCCATGCTCATATACTCCCAcatatatattgtttttattCCTGCTAACaacatgtgtgtatatatataaatatttatttatcaaaTCAACATAACCTACATtacatttatactttattttcaGCATATTGTACAGTTCTTGATCGcactgtattttttattttctattatttgATATTACTGCTACTGCTTAAGGACTTTCTGCATTCTGTTTATTTCTGTTGCactgtccactttgctgctgtaaaatgcaaatttcctgccggtgggactaataaaggctATCTTTAGTCACAGCAGTGCAGCTTTATACTGCAAATACATGCTTACACCTGATTATATTAACCGCAGCAATTCAAATCTGTGATAATAAAGGAACGGGATTCATCTTCGATTCGAACTTTACATGACCCTCCATGTACGTTTTACAAGGCGGCTTCCTTACCCATCTCGCAGAATTGCCCCCTGCGGAGCGAGTATAGCGTCGGCGCTCCTTCCTGAATGGGCCGGAAGCTCAAGCCGCAGCCGGGTGTCGGGTGGATCAGCTTCGTAAGTTAACTCTGTGTCGCTGCCCATCCCAGTCCGGGTCGATGATGGAAACAAAATCACCTAATGTGTTACCGACAGCGTACTGATTGTTTCACTTTACACATATAGTCTTGGATTCGGATCCATCTTAGTACATTAAAAATCTAGTTACACCTCTAACAGAATACAACGCAACAAAATGGAATACATCTACTGTCATAAACCAGTATAATCTCGCACCAACAAATTCTCGCGATATTTGTGTAAATATTTTGAATTGTTTCGAATGTTTCACTGCCTCCTATACTATAACTATTTTAAGTAATCTTAAGTCTAATTTCAGAGCAAACAATTAATAGAATAATAAGGGGTACAGTTACCAAAACGGCGAGAACATTCTCCTTTCTTTTAAGCTGTTTACACAAACAACAGCCACGGGAACTCCAAATTACCGCTTTCTCACATAAAAGCCATTGGTGATGCAGATTCCTCACGTGTTGTGTGACGTATGACGTTACGTCACTTCTGCACTGACCTCGACAAGTGGGTAGCTTGTGTTGTCACTTGTCCCTGTGGTACCGGGAGGTCCATCTTGCGCAATGGCAGCCCGGAATAAAACCGAGAAAGTCCAGTTGCATGTCCCAAAGTTGGAAGAGCTGTGTGAAGGTACGAATGGGTATGAAAACACCCGGATTCCTATAGACTGTTTTCTGTGCAAGTTATCAGCTACTGTGTGGTTTAGTTTGAATACTTTGGAATGTAGGTGTAGAAGATAGGGACAGTAATATAATGGTATAATCAGGGATCGTCAACCTGTCCGTACAGGAACAAACGTGTCCATGTTTaaatatcatttaaaatatCACGTCCGTAGAAAAACAATATGTTCGACATGTCTGAGAGAATTGGCCATGGCGTTGACCCATGATTACATGATAATATGGGAAGCGTATTGAAATTCTGTAAAATGTAATTTGTGCAACGCTGGGGAGCGGGCAGAATTATCAGCAGAGATCAGTGTGCTTTTCGAAGTATTGTAAAACACGAAGCACGTATTTATAGATTCCGGAGTTCTTTACACACCGTTGCACGTATTTATAGATTCCGAACCACGTATTTATAGATTCCGGAGTTCTTTACACACCGTATATTCACAAtacctccatccattttccaaaccgcttatcctactgggttgcggggggtccggagcttatcccggaagcagtgggcacgaggcagggaacaacccaggatggggggtcagcccatcgcaagaaacactcacacaccattcactcacacatgcacacctacgggcaattcagcaactccaattagcctcagcatgttttagcataaacatgcaaactccacacacatgtaacccaggcggagactcgaacccgggtcccagaggtgtgagtggtaatgcaccaccatgtcgccccggTTCGATAAAAATGACACTGAAAATGTTGggctatttttttaaatcactgttGAAGCACGATTATCCGTATAGCTACACGAGTACTACTGTGTCAGAGTAGTTCGGGTAACTGAACATGTTAAAATTTAATTCCCGTTCAGTGCTACAGAATGGACTAAAAAACAACTTTGCTGACGCCAAAGTTACTGTGGTGGAATGCCCAGACCTCTCCCAGGACCCATTTAATTTTCCTGCTAAGGGTAAATTTATTTGATTATTCTTATTACTTTTACTATTATAATAAATGTTTGAAAAGGTTATTTTCTCTTGGAAATGTGTTTATTGCATTTGAACAGGACTATGCGGTAGCCCGCGGATAGCGGATGTTGGAGGTGTCCCTTACTTGATTCCTCTAGTGCAACTGGACAAGGTTAGAGATCAGATAAGCAACTATCTACAATGTATGAAATTGTGTGCATTTTCCTTGGTTAATCAGTATCGAGAATATATGGGTTTAGATTACCCGTGTTTATCATTTACAAAGCGTGAGAAAAAAGTAACTCACTGTTTAAAATTAAATGCGATTTCAGTTTAGTAAGGGGAGGAGCTAGTCTCGGTACTTTGAATTAAGATATTTGTTAGTCTGCGTGGTGTTggttcttttatttttgttaacGATGATAATTGCTGTTTTTATGTGATTTCATACGTCAGTTAATTGTCACAGGAAGCTACGTTCAGCAGCCCCATTCGCTTTTTACAGTTAAAGCACGAATGAATGAAATGGCACAACACCGATCTGTTTGAGTTTACAGGTGTACGACATGAACTCAATCGCTAAGGCACTCGAGCTGCCAGGGGCGTTCATACTAGGTGCGGGTGCGGTTTCTTCAAAGAGCGTGGGCATGAATGCTGAAGTAAGTTATCCTGCTGCTAGTAACGTGTAATAACCTGTATCTACAGCACTTTTGTGATTCGTGTGAGGTTAAGAGGGTTATGTCTCGGTGCCTGTGACTAGAATGTCACTGGTGTGAAATCTCTGATCAGCAGATTAGTTCTTTCATCATCATAatgcaaaaatgaaaaacagtTACATATGCGCAACTCTCACTGTGTAACACTTATTGTGTGTTTTAACTTTAATTTAACTGTATCACAGCTGATGCCCCTGGTTGTCACCGAAAGTGAGGGGAAGTTGGCAGTGAACGGCAGCTATTTAGCGTCTATTAACCTGGCAGACGGTAAATGCCTGCAGGAGAAGTACAGCGATAAGTGCGGAGACTGTGATTTCGGACTTCTGGGCAACCTCTATGCATGTGAGGGTAAACCGGGAAAGGTGAGGAGCAACGGGGTCACATTGGGGCAGCAGGTGGGGGGGCGATAGCGACGTTGAAGGGAGTGGGCCGCCTGCTCTATGTTAGATTGTAGGAATTTAAATGGAGTTCACTTAACGCGTCACAGGTTTTGGAGGTGAAGGCTAGCAGGAGAACAGGAGAGCACAGTCTCGTCACATGTTTGAGGAAGACTTTGGAGAACCACTACAGTGATAAAAGCCTGGCATTGGGAGGAACCTTCATCATCCAG
This genomic stretch from Brienomyrus brachyistius isolate T26 chromosome 6, BBRACH_0.4, whole genome shotgun sequence harbors:
- the c6h11orf54 gene encoding ester hydrolase C11orf54 homolog, whose product is MAARNKTEKVQLHVPKLEELCEVLQNGLKNNFADAKVTVVECPDLSQDPFNFPAKGLCGSPRIADVGGVPYLIPLVQLDKVYDMNSIAKALELPGAFILGAGAVSSKSVGMNAELMPLVVTESEGKLAVNGSYLASINLADGKCLQEKYSDKCGDCDFGLLGNLYACEGKPGKVLEVKASRRTGEHSLVTCLRKTLENHYSDKSLALGGTFIIQKGKAKIHIMPREFSSCPLNSNEDVNNWLKHFTVTAPLVCQSVLVSRDPDLDLRVEHTHCFSHHGEGGHYYIDTTPDIVEYVGYFLLAEFVYRIDRPGMTHKIGRD